The DNA sequence AAGATTCACAATAAAGTTTATAGATATACTCATTTAGGCTATATAAACTGTAATTGGATTTAGAAGTTAAGACATGTGAATCATCTGAAACACTTTAAACACTTGCACTCATTATGACTTTGGAACATAAAGGAAAGCACAAGCTGTTACTCACATCCCGTTACCTGCCAGGGAAAGCCCATAATGTTCCTGGTGAGAGAAAAAGGCTGTTAGATCACGTTCCACCAATTACACGGACACTCTGGTCACGCTCCACCAATTGCATGGATGCTTTGGTCATgctccaccaatcacacagACACTAGTCATGTTCCACGAATCACACGCTAACCTAGCACGCTGTTAGGTTCTAACTATCCTCACTGACCTTGTATCTACTATGGCAGTGAGCAGGAAAAGATGTTCAGGGTTCTCTAGATATGGGACTTCACCGAAGTTCAGGGTTCTCTACGTATGGACTTCACAGAAGTTCAGGGTTCTCTACATATGGACTTCACAGAAGTTTAGGGTAGCTACATATGGACTTGATGGAGGCTTCAAGATGAGTTCCAGTGTAAAATCTAatttttatttcagaatttatGTGCTATatatggacactgcattaatgacatatctgtttgcattgctaGTATTTGCTATGGGAGCAATGAatttaggaaactcaaagaaataGAACTGATATACACACTTGGAACTTCAGAACCCTGTGGAAAGAATTATGATTTCAACCCCATCGTTTCCCACGCTGATACAGATAAACAATAGGGATTAAGAATGAAGGATTCCTGACTGACTCAACTGACCCAACAGTGCACTGCTGTCAGATTAAATTCCCCAGATTTAGCATCATTCAGGGCTTCCATGGCGACGGGCTGAAAAAACCCCATGGATCGTTACACAAGGGTTCTCTCAGAACTAaggtttatttattatgtttttatcaGGGACACTGGCATGGTGTTAGGATTCTAGGGCTCTGAGCCGTGCCAGGAACAGCAGGGAAGGTTGCAACTTGAGTTAGTGCAGGAGGCAACGCCCAAGGGAATCAGATTTCACGCGAGtgaattccccccccccccccccccccaaaaaaaaaaacccagtgcGTACTATTGATTTTAGATCCTATAATGTCCGATTTTATATCCAATAAAGTCTGTTGTTTAGGTTGGTTTTCATCGACAGACTACGTCCTGGGGCCGCGATGGGGAAACTGAAGCATAACTTATCAATTTTGTGGCGGTGATGAGACCCCTCACCTCGAGGCATGCGCGAGGCACTTCGGGAACTGAGATAAACTGAAAATATGtggtcctgtctctgtcctgttcacgtgaaaatattttcatgcgACACATGGAAATGGCCAACGTGCCACAAGGGCAACACCACAAAAGACCGACAAGACATTTTTCCGACGTTTTGTGCGTTAGAGCTAAGATCTAACGTTGTGTAGTCGCTTCAGTCATAGCAGTAAATtctggagagacagacaacgccagataaacagataaacgaTTACGAGAATAGAACAATAGCGACTCTAGCCCCCACCTCTAATTAAATAGAtcttttaaatttaaacaaacTTATCTTCTATTGACAAGTGGGCAATAGCTTACGGTATCATCTTCGTTGGTCATGTTCCTTGGGACAAAATCTCTTAAATTCCAGGACAGAGGATTGCATCGAAGACTTGGGTACTATATGATCTTAGTCAACTCTATTCTTTAAAAAGAGTGTGGTCATGGAAGCTGTGAACGAATGGGCAGATGTGGGAAATGGACTAGTTTTGTTACAACAAAGGAATGTCCGATGTATAATTGGATAGccgatgggaaaaaaaaaagataaacgtATATTCTGGGAAGGTCTTGGGTCTTATGCAACTCTGaatctcttcttttcttttgttcagtGGAAGTGCTCGGTAGTTGAACGCCTCATTCAAGTACGTCTCGGGCCAGACACTCGGTAACGGGTCAGCCCATACAGAACCGGCACAGCGCACCCAGGCTCGTAGCCCAGTACTGAAGACTCAATTTCTTaagccattttgttcttttcaaagATTCTTGCACCggtgaaaaaacagaaaatatgaatgtgCGTGTTTGCGACTCGTTGATGTATCTTTTAAACTTGTTTAAGTGTCTTTTTAGGATGATGGACGTTTACCACTAACGGGGTGGGCTCCTGATGCttataaatcacacacaaacacaccacatccaTATTTGTATCCTGTGAACAGGCAGAACGATACCTCTAAGCGTACCCCCCTAAAAGACTCAAGTAGTAGGCCTACACCGGACTGTTCTCGAGGCTCCGTTATCGGTTTTAACGTCTATATCCTTTTTACCTTTATTGGGGTCTCTGGGACTTCAGTtcctaaatattttattaagaTTGTAGGCAACCtaattgaaatatttatgaAGACTTCTTACTGACATCTGAGGTTCAATTAGAAAACGGATGACATAAGAGTAGTTCACGAGAACTGACACAAGAGGGCGCTGTTCACCAAGTTATGATTATGACACGCAATTATGGTTTGACGGATCGATGTAATTGCCTGCTGTTAATCTCGAGTTTATTGTCGAAAACAGAAAAGTGGGTTTTATTGAAATGATACTCTACTCACTATTCAATAAAAGGATTTGCACATCGGGGTTATGAatgaatttacatttgttgtacGACTCAATTAGCTTTATTAACACATGTAAACAGTTCAACATTTAATTGTTTCTTTTGGTTAACTGATGCTAAAATCTTAAAGAGTACCACACCGATACCACATCTGCCAGTTACTTTAAACGCTACTCCCTAAGGACCAAGTTAGGCATCTCCTTTCTCATTCTACGGTTTCATGACAGCGTCAATAACGCCCACATCCTGTCAGAAAAGAAACCTCTCCTGTTCGCTAAAGCCTGCGTAATGCAGCAACTTCAGAAAACCGAAGGGTCCGATGAACAAGTGCCAACTGGATTAAATAAGACATCAAAGCCAAGCCAACATGCTTTCCTTTCACTGAAGGAGTATTTTTGCATTAAGGAAAAAAGCCAGACtaactttgttttttcctcccgGGACATTTTTATGACAAATAGGTTTTCTGTAATACGAAAGTAATGAGGGAGTGTCATTGTTTTTGTCTCCAACGTAGAGTTTGCACTCTCGTGGTGGCTCTGTGCGCGCTCCATATCTCCGTAATGGTTTTCTATTACTTGAGAAACTCCGGAGCCGACGGTCATATGCAAGTACAAGCGTATTCGACGTCGTCGCCGAACACGACGAATATCGAGCTCGTGTCGCCCGCGGCGACTACGGCAGCGCTCATCGCGGAGCCGAGAGCAGAGGATGTCGCCGAGGTGACGGAAGAAGCGAACGGTGTTGAAGCATTTAAAACGCCGCTGGAGAAATGTCCCGAGACGTGCCCGCTCTTAGGTACGTACGTGACAACTTGTGCTAAAACTTTAAGCCAGGTGATCGATTCCGAAGCGGTACGTTTGCGCTGTCATTTATATGGCCGTCTTATCTAAACcgtataattttatttttaaataatgtaaccGTACCTTGGACATATGAAACTGTGGGGCTTACAATGCCaatattatttactttaaaataaaaagaataaaaagacatATAGCCTATAATCTTTGTTGCAATTCTAAAATATGTATTAACAAAATAAGTTCAttcaatgggggggggggggggggggtactttTAATAAGTTCCTCAGCAAAACCATGCGGAGTGGAATCAACTGGAACaccaagaaaaacagagaagcGCCTGTAACCGCGTAAGATGTCGTCAAACAGGGCTCGCCACCTCTGCTCCTCGAGGGCAGGACTCCAGCCCAGTCAAGttcaaattcaagttcaagttcggtttattcgtcacatacatagtcatacacagtataacacgcagtgaaatggtggcgagtgctctgtccaaactgaggaagagaaccaggggtgcatagagaaaaagatatatatacagataaacatatattctatgtatgtacaaaaatatattaacaatgtatgtacaatatatgtatattatgattatatacacaatgtacaatgtatatggttgggtatatatgtacacaatctacagaatgtacagatccattttgtataataccatatctacagttgttgtgtaacaggttaattgagtataaatctaaatctatatatacagatgtacagatatacagatatacagatatgtagagatgtacagatatacagtcatgttacgtggtggtggtggtccccacagtttatcagtttccctgattcagggcccgaatggcctgtgggaagaagctcctcttcagcctctctgtcttggccttcagggagcggaagcgcctccctgacctcaacagagagaagagtctattgttgggctgggtggggtccttcacaattttcctggccttggtttggcaccgcttgtagtaggtggtctgcaggtcaggaagttccgagtgagtgattcgctctgctgaacgcactaccctttggaatgcttgtctgtcctgcttggtgctattcccaaaccagactgtgatgttccccgtgaggatgctctcgatagtgcaggtgtagaagttccgcagtaccttggagggcagtctgaagtcccttaggcgtctgaggtggtaaagacgctgacgagccttctttgccagggagctggtatggcgggaccaggacaggtcctgcgagatgtgaacaccaaggtacctgaaactatctactctctccaccgtggttccactgatcctcacaggttggtagtgccgctcctgcttcttgctgcaatccacgatcagctcctttgtcttactgacgtttaggaggagattattttcctggcaccagttttccaggtgtttaatctcctccaggtaggccctctcgtcgttgtccgagatcagacccacgacaacagtgtcgtcagcaaacttgacaatgatggtggagctggaagtggctgtgcagtcgtaggtgtacagtgagtagagcagggggcttaggacacaaccctgaggagctacagtgctgagggtgagggtggatgaggcgcagtttcccacccgtactgattgtggtctgtctgttaggaagttggagatccagtcgcacagggatgtatgcagtcctagatctcccaacttagtagtgagtagggagggaatgatggtgttaaatgctgaactgtagtcgacaaatagcattttaacataatttcccctcccttcgtccaggtgagtcagtgtagtgtggagcagatgtgcaatcgcatcgtcagtggagcggttgtggcggtatgcaaactaaagtgggtccgtggaggctggcagtgaagatgtgatgaagtctctgactagcttttcaaagcacttcatcacgactgatgtgagggcgacattgaggtcggagggtcgaggtttcttcgggacggggacgatggtggaccgcttgaagctggacgggacaataccgagagtcagggagagattgaagatgtcggtgaataccggggctagctgatctgcgcaggctttgaggaccctcccgcagataccgtctggtcccatcgccttcctggtattcacccttttaaacactctcctcacgtcactctccgtgatgatgagagggcgctgttctatggtgggccccgcgcatgtgccattggctgcgccgatagtgccattagcactagcgccgttagcatttgtgctgctagcattagcgctgctagatgtagcctcgaagcgagcaaagaatgtattcagctcgttcgccagagactcatccgca is a window from the Electrophorus electricus isolate fEleEle1 chromosome 9, fEleEle1.pri, whole genome shotgun sequence genome containing:
- the LOC118242011 gene encoding beta-1,4-galactosyltransferase 1-like isoform X2, encoding MRECHCFCLQRRVCTLVVALCALHISVMVFYYLRNSGADGHMQVQAYSTSSPNTTNIELVSPAATTAALIAEPRAEDVAEVTEEANGVEAFKTPLEKCPETCPLLVGPLCVEFSDPVDLEQIRQEPLLVEGGHYKPPQCSLSRKWPSLSLTDTESSTSNTGCTTFIPFCRDNSWTMESTSLSRAT
- the LOC118242011 gene encoding beta-1,4-galactosyltransferase 1-like isoform X1; its protein translation is MRECHCFCLQRRVCTLVVALCALHISVMVFYYLRNSGADGHMQVQAYSTSSPNTTNIELVSPAATTAALIAEPRAEDVAEVTEEANGVEAFKTPLEKCPETCPLLVGPLCVEFSDPVDLEQIRQEPLLVEGGHYKPPQCSLSRKWPSLSLTDTESSTSNTGCTTFIPFCRDNSWTMESTSLSRGACWSADLLIRMSAYESGLRWSL